In bacterium, one genomic interval encodes:
- a CDS encoding pyridoxal phosphate-dependent aminotransferase → MSGQFAHKFHPSFTDLGLSSIVAISEEVRRLEGEGRSITKFQRGDLNFVTPQYVRDALVSSLGRGRTNYPKSGGEPNFIASVQTYHAESGVTLNKSNIVCMHGGQEGLQLAFGLFRGKKVLGFSPYWPCLTGNIFPYGENEFHTIDLEETETGISFDADRLESELRKVDLFYFNSPHNPTGKVFTREETKLIDQLCRKHGVVIVSDEPYDQILFDNVRHTSMLEFDNEQTIAVFTMSKSYAATGLRAGYVVCRDPFICDLFSRADYSQTAGVATPIQDAYAVALTDKPNRDAWFTSLRTELQQRRDILFHELSTVFPNLVKPQGAFYFFPNVSSLVPAHTKDSDDFLLQLFMENDVAVIPGGTFGREGHVRISFSATTLDQTRVGAERLAKVLRHSARQQA, encoded by the coding sequence ATGTCAGGTCAGTTCGCCCACAAGTTCCACCCCTCGTTCACCGATCTCGGCCTCTCTTCAATCGTCGCCATCAGCGAAGAGGTCCGCCGACTTGAAGGGGAAGGACGCTCTATCACCAAGTTTCAGCGCGGTGATCTCAACTTCGTCACGCCGCAGTATGTCCGTGATGCTCTGGTTAGCTCCCTGGGCCGCGGCCGCACCAATTACCCTAAATCCGGTGGTGAACCGAATTTCATCGCTTCTGTCCAGACCTACCATGCTGAGTCAGGCGTTACCCTGAATAAGTCGAACATCGTCTGCATGCATGGGGGACAGGAGGGCTTGCAACTCGCCTTTGGCCTTTTCCGTGGCAAGAAAGTCCTTGGCTTCAGCCCCTATTGGCCCTGTCTGACCGGCAACATCTTCCCGTATGGTGAGAACGAGTTCCATACTATCGACCTTGAGGAGACCGAGACCGGCATCTCCTTCGATGCTGACCGCCTCGAGTCGGAGTTGCGCAAGGTGGACCTCTTCTATTTCAATTCGCCGCACAACCCGACCGGCAAGGTCTTCACTCGCGAAGAAACGAAACTCATCGATCAGCTCTGCCGCAAGCATGGCGTCGTGATAGTTTCCGATGAACCCTACGATCAGATCCTCTTCGACAATGTCCGCCACACCAGCATGCTCGAGTTCGACAACGAACAGACTATTGCCGTTTTTACCATGTCCAAGTCATACGCCGCGACTGGGCTTCGCGCCGGTTATGTCGTTTGTCGTGATCCATTTATCTGTGACCTCTTTTCGCGAGCCGATTATAGCCAGACCGCGGGGGTCGCAACGCCGATCCAGGATGCGTATGCCGTTGCACTGACGGACAAACCGAATCGCGATGCCTGGTTCACTTCTCTCCGCACGGAACTGCAGCAACGTCGGGATATCCTCTTCCATGAACTCTCGACTGTCTTTCCGAACCTGGTCAAACCTCAGGGAGCGTTTTATTTCTTCCCTAATGTATCGTCGCTTGTTCCGGCGCATACGAAAGACTCCGATGATTTCCTGCTTCAGCTCTTCATGGAAAACGATGTTGCCGTGATCCCGGGTGGGACATTTGGCAGGGAAGGG